The nucleotide window GCAGGCCGTCGAGCGGGCGATCACCCTCAACGGCGAGAGCTACACCGTCGTCGGCGTGATGCCGCAGGCTTTCGACTTCCCCTCACCCGAATCCGCGGTGTGGACGGCGATGCAACTTGCGCCGCCGAGCCGCCGCGGGCCTTATTACCTGACCGGCCTGGCGCGGCTCGGCTCGGGCATGACGATTGAACAGGCGCGCAGCGAGATGCAGGGCATCGCCGGTCAAATCTCCGGCAAAGAGGTAGCGCCCGACGGAGGCTTCAACGTCATGCCGATCAATGAAGTCATCCTTGGCAAAGTCAGCCTGGCGCTATGGGTGCTGTTTGCGGCGGTGTTGCTGGTGCTGCTGATCGCATCGGTCAACGTCGCCAACCTGCAACTGGCGCGGGCGACGGCGCGCGACCGCGAGTTTTCGATCCGCACGGCGCTCGGCGCCAGTCGGCTGCGGCTGGTGCGCCAGTTGTTGACCGAAAGCCTGCTGCTGGCCGTCGCCGGCGGCCTGGCCGGTCTGCTGCTGGCGGTGTGGGGCGTTGACCTGCTGCTGTCGCTCGGCAAAGACCAGGTGCCGCGACTGAATGAAGTCGGCGTAGACTGGCGAGTCTTCGGCTGGGCGATGTTGATCGCCCTGGCGAGCGGCTTGATCTTCGGCCTAGTGCCGGCGCTGCAAGGCTCGAAAACGAATCTCAACGAAGCGCTCAAGGAAGGCGGGCGCAGCACAACCGAAGGCGTCAGCCGGCGGCGCTTGCGCGACATGCTGGTCGTCGTCGAAGTCGCGCTGGCGCTCTCCTTGCTGGTCGGCGCGGGTTTGCTGTTAAAGAGTTTCTGGCGTTTGCAGAATGTCGAAACCGGCGTCCACGCGCAAAAAGTTTTTACAGGCCGCCTGTCGCTGGTCAGCAAGCGGTATGAGGGGCGCGACCGGCGGCGCGACTTCTATCGTCAGCTCCTCGAACGGCTGAAGACGACGCCGGGCGTGCAATCCGTAGCGCTGACTTCGGGGCTGCCGCCCGACCGCCTGGGAATCTCCGACGGCTTCAGCGTCGAAGGCCGCCCCGCCCCGCCCGATGGCAAGAACCCGGTCGCCGACCTCGTGATGGTTACCCCGGCGTACTTTGAAACGCTCGGCATTCCCATTCAGCAAGGCCGCGATTTTACCGACGCGGACAAACAGGGTGCGCCCACGGTCGTCATCATTAACCAGACGCTGGCGCGCAAGTTCTTCGCGGACGAAAACCCTATCGGAAAGCGGCTGATTTATGGCGACCCTGTTGAAATCGTCGGCGTCGTCAGTGATGTCAAATACCGCGGGCTTGGTGAAGAGGTGGCGCCGGCCATCTACCTGTCGCTTCAGCAGTCGCCCTTCTTCGCGGTTTTCATCACGGCGCGCGCAGGGGTCGCTGACCCGTTGAGCCTGACATCGGCCATCCGCGCCGAGGTCAGCGAGATTGACAGTGATATGGCGGTCGCCGACATCTCCACGGTGGAGCGGATGGTTTACGAATCGGTTGGCGAAGTGCGACTGCGCACGGTGTTGATCACGGCGTTTGCGGCGCTGGCGGTGCTGTTGGCCGGCGTCGGCATTTATGGCGTGATGAGCTACAGCGTCACGCAGCGCACGCACGAAATCGGCTTGCGTTTGGCACTGGGAGCGCAAACCGGCGATGTCATGCGACTGGTCATTGGTCAGGGAATGAAAGTCATCTTGATCGGCGTCGCTATCGGGCTCGCCGCGGCGTTCGCTTTGACGCGGCTGCTGGAGAGCTTGCTGTTCAACGTCAGCACGACCGACCCGCTGACCTTTGGCGCCATCACCCTGTTGCTAGCCGGCATCGCGCTGCTGGCCTGTTACCTGCCGGCGCGGCGGGCAACCAGAGTAGACCCGATGGTGGCGCTCAGATACGAGTAAGGGACTTATGCAAACACTGCTGCAAGATGTGCGGTATGGCTGGCGGATGCTGCTGAAGCGGCCCGGCTTCACGTTCGTTGCCGTCCTCACGCTGGCTTTAGGCATCGGCGCGAACACCGCCATCTTCAGCGTCGTTTATGGCGTCTTGCTGCGCCCGCTGCCCTTCGCTCATCAGGAAAGCCTGATCGTCGCCTGGAAGAAAGACACGACCGCCACCGCGCCTTTCGTCGAGCTGTCGCCCGCCGAATTCAAAGACTGGCAGGCCGCGAGCCAGAGCTTTGCTGAGATGGCGGCGATGCCGACGACGGCCTACGGTTACGGCTACGTGCTGACCGGCGGCGATGAAGCCGTACAGCTCGAAAGCTCAAAGGTGACGGGCGGCTTCTTTTCACTGCTCGGCGCGCAACCGGCGCTTGGCCGCGTCCTCGACGAAAACGACGATCAGGTGAATGCGCCGAAAGTCGCCGTGCTGAGCGACCGGCTATGGCGCACGACCTTCAACGCTGACCCGGAGATCATCGGGCGCACACTGACGCTCACAGGCCAGGGCTTCACGGTCGTCGGCGTCATGCCGCCGCAATTTGAATTCCCCCGCGGCGTTGACCTATGGGTGCCGCTGACGGCGACGATGAACCCGCGCGTCTGGCAAAATCGCGGCGCGATCTTCTTGCAAGCCGTCGGCAGGCTGAAGCCCGGCGTCACTCGCGAGCAAGCCGAAGCCGAGTTGAACACAGTCATCGCAAGCATTGCCGAACAACACCCGGAGACCGCTGCCGCGGGCCATCGCGTCGTCATCACGCCGCTGGCTGAGCATCTCTTCGGCGACGCCCGTCCGGCGCTCTGGCTGCTGCTGGCCGCCACCGCGCTGTTGCTGCTAATCGCCTCGGCCAACATCGCCAACCTGCTGCTGGCGCGCGCGACTTCGCGGCGTCGGGAGTTCGCCTTGCGCACCGCGCTCGGGGCCAGCCGCTGGCAGATTATTCGGCAACTATTGACTGAGAGCCTGGTGCTTGCGGTCATCGGTGGCGGGCTCGGCTTGCTGCTGGCGCACTGGCTGGTTGACCTGCTCATCCAGGTCGCCCCCGCCGACGTGCCGCGCATCAACGAAGTCCGTCTCAGTTTGCCGGCGCTCGCCTTCAGTGCTCTTGTCACGCTGTCGGCAAGCCTGATGTTCGGACTGATCCCGGCGCTCGCGGCTTCCAGGCTCAACCTCAGCGAGACGCTCAACGAAGGTAGCTCCAGGCTATCGGGCGACCGCGCCGGCAAGCGGCTGCGCCAGTCGCTGATCGTTGCCGAAATCGCCATCACCATGGTGCTGCTGGCGGGCGCGGCGCTCATCCTGCGCAGTTTCATGAACCTCAGCCGCGTTGATCTCGGCCTTGAGCCGCGCAACGTTCTGACCATGCAGTTGCGGCTGACCGGCGCGCGCTATGGCAAGCCCGAGGCGCGGCGCGAGTTCTTCAGCCGGCTGGTCGAGCGGCTCGAAAGCCAGCCCGGCGTCGTTGCTGCCGGCGGCGTGTTGATCCGCCCGCTCGAAGGCACGGTCGGCTGGGAGATGGATTACGCGCTCGAAGGCCAACCGCTGGACGAAGCGCGGCGCAACACCGTGGCAAACTTTGAAGTCGTCACGCCGCATTACTTCCGTGCCATGAATATCGCCATCAAGGCCGGGCGGGAATTTGCCGAACAGGACAGGGCCGACACCGAGCGCGTCGTCATCGTCAGCGAAAGTATGGCCAGGCAACTCTTCGGGTCTGCCGAGGCGGCGGTGGGCAAACGCATCAAGCTTGAGCCGGCGTCGGCGGACGAGCCTTTGCGCACCATCGTCGCGGTTGCCGGTGACGTGCGTTACCGCGAGCTGCGCGACGTGCGTTGGGATGTTTATGTGCCGCATGCGCAGAGCGCGGTCACGCTCAACCATTTCGCCGTGCGCACGGCGACCGAGGCGACGGCCTTTCTGCCTGTCGTGCGGCGCGAAGTCGCGGCGCTCGACGCCACTCAAGCCATCGCCGGCGTCGCGACCGTCGAGCAACTGCTGGCCACGAATCTGTCGCGCCCGCGGTTCAGCGCCTTGTTGTTGAACTGCTTGGCGGGGCTCGCCCTGCTGCTTGCAGGCGTCGGCATCTATGGCGTCGTCGCTTATTCGGTGGCGCAGCGCACCGCTGAGCTGGGCATCCGCGTCGCCCTCGGCGCTCAGACAAAAGACATATTGCGGCTGGTCATCCGCGAAGGCATGACCGTGACGTTGCTCGGCGTCGGCGTCGGCGCGCTGGCTGCCGCTTTATTGACGCGACTGATCAACGACCTGTTATTCGCCGTCAGCGCCACCGATCCGTTGACCTTCGCCGCTATCGCCTTGACGCTGGCCGGCGTGGCGCTCGCGGCCTGTTACCTGCCGGCGCGGCGGGCAACCAGAGTAGACCCGATGGTGGCGCTGCGCTACGAATGAGAAGGGCCTCAAACCTTCGAGGGAACGTTTCCAGGTCTGACGTTTCCCCGAGGAGGAGAGTTTATGCAGACATTGTTGAGTGATGTGCGCTTCGGTTGGAGAATGCTGATCAAAACGCCGGGATTCACGGCTGTGGCTGTCGTCACCTTGGCGCTGGGTATTGGGGCCAACTCCGCGCTCTTCGGCTTGTTAGACGCCGTGTTGCTGCGGACGCTAACCGTGCCGCGCCCGGAGGAACTGGTGCTGGTCGCAACGCACACCACCGAGGGCGGCTCGCATCCAGATTTTTCTTATCCGCTCTATGTCGCCCTGCGCGACAACAACGATGTGTTTTCGGGACTGCTAGCTAAAACCGACAGCAGCTTCGGCATCAGCGACGGTAACCAAACCGAGCGGCTGCGCGGAGAATATGTCAGCGCGAACTATTTCTCGGTGCTCGGCCTTGAGCTGGCGCGCGGCACCGGCTTTGTCCCAAGCGACGAGTTCCCTGGGGCGCAGCCTGCCGTGGTCATCAGCGACAGACTGTGGAAGCGCTTCTTCTCCGGCGATGCGGCTGTCTTGCAAAAGACATTGACGATTAACGGTCGCAGCTTCGCCGTCGTCGGCGTTGCCCCTCCGGGTTTCACGGGCTTAGCGCAGGGCTTGGCCGCGGATGTCTGGTTGACCTTGCCGCAGCGCATCGCGCTGGGCGGATCGCCTGAATTACTGAGTTCCCGTCAAACGAGTTGGCTGGAGCTGGCGGCGCGGTTGAAACCTGGTGTGACACTGGCGCAGGCGCAGGAGAGGCTAACCTCGCAGTTGCCGCCGGGATTCGAGAGCGCCCGCGGTGCCGGTGATTGGCAGGCTGCGCTCACTCCTGCGTCGCGCGGCAATGACTTTTACGTTGCTGAGTTATCGCAACCGCTGCAACTGCTTGCGGTGATGGTTGCGTTGATCCTGCTCATCGCCTGCGCGAACATCGCCAATCTTTTGCTGGCCCGCGGGCAGGCGCGACAAAAGGAGGTGGGCATTCGATTGGCGCTCGGCGCTTCTCGCGGGCGCATCGTCGGGCAGCTCATGGTTGAGAGTCTACTGCTGGCGCTCATTGGAGGGAGCCTTGGGCTGTTGATCGTGCTCTGGTCGCATGATCTCATGACCAACATTCGCACACGAGTTGGCGGGGCGCTGACGCTCGACAGCTCGCCCAATTGGCGCGTCATCATCTTCACGCTCGCGGTGGCGGTAATCACTTCACTGTTGTTCGGTATTATCCCGGCCTTGCAGGCGGCACGCGTCGAGCTGGTGCCGGTGCTGAAAGATGGCCGGGCTTCGTCGCCCTTGTCTATCCGAATGTTTTCGCTGCGGAATCTGCTGGTGATGGCGCAAGTCGCCGTCTCGATTGTGTTGCTGGTCGGCGCAGGGCTTTTCCTGCGCAGTTTGTGGAAGCTGCGTTCTATTGACGTCGGCTTCTCCGGTGACCAGGTGGTGGCGCTCACGCTCGACCTGCGCTTGCGAGGCTACCGAGAAGTGCCGGGCAAGAACTTCTACGCCGCTGCGCTTGAGAAGGTCGCTGCCGTTCCGGGCGTGCAAGCCGTCAGTCTGGCCAGCGTGCTGCCGGTGACCGCAGGCGGCTCTCGCTTACAAAGGCCTCCCAATGGCACGCGGCCGGCGGTCAACGACCCCATCTCGATTGACATCATCACCGTGACGCCACAGTTCTTCGAGACGCTGGGGCTGCCGCTGCTACAGGGCCGCGATTTCAGATCGTTAGACAGCGAGAAGTCGGCGCGAGTGATCATCGTCAATGAGACGATGGCGCGTAAGTTTTGGCCGAACACCGATCCAGTCGGGCAGAGCTTCTACGACGGCATTGAAAACTTTGAGGTCGTTGGTGTGGCCCGCGCTACCAAATACCGCGACCTGCGCGAAGAGCCGCGAATGACGATGTACCAACCGTTGGCGCAGCAGTATTCTTCCGGCATGAATCTACTCGTGCGCACAGCGCTCCCACCAACCGGGGTGATCGCGCCAATCCAGGCCGAGTTAAGCGCGCTCGACCCGGCGCTACCCGCCTTCAACATTCGCACGCTGCCGGAACATATAGGAAGATCGCTATACGTCGAGCGAATACAAAGCGTGTTGCTCTCGTTGTTCGGTTTGCTCGCGCTGGTGCTGACAGTAGTGGGGCTTTACGGTGTGATGTCTTACACGGTTACGCAACGCACGCATGAGATCGGCATACACATGGCGCTGGGCGCCCAGACGGGCGGGATTTTGCGGCTTGTCATCGCGCAAGGAATGAAGATGACGCTGATTGGCTTGGGCGTCGGCGTAGCGGCGGCGCTGGCATTGACGCGCGTGGTCGCGAGCCGCCTATACGGCATCAACGCGACCGACCCGCTGACGTTCATGGCTATCGCATTGTTACTCGGTTCAGTTGCTCTGTTGGCTTGCTATCTTCCGGCGCGGCGGGCAACCAGAGTAGACCCGATGGTGGCGCTCAGATACGAATAGAAGTCAGATGTCAGGAGTCAAGAGTCAGAATAAAAGCGGAGGCGAAGCCGACTGCCTTATTCATTCTGACTTCTGAATTCTGACTCCTGACTCCCTGGAGGGGACTTATGCAAACTCTGCTGCAAGATTTGCGATACGGATTGCGCATGCTCGGCAAGCGGCCCGGCTTTACGCTGGTTGCCGTCATCACGCTGGCTTTAGGCATCGGCGCCAACACGGCGATCTTTTCCGTCATCAACGCGCTGGTCTTGAATCCGCC belongs to Blastocatellia bacterium and includes:
- a CDS encoding ABC transporter permease gives rise to the protein MQTLLQDIRYGARMLLKRPGFTFIAVLTLALGVGANTAIFSIVYGVLLRPLPYAEPERLTMVWLRGVKEAGGDQTPLSVADLLDWRAKNHGFEQVGAFGFARFNYTGGQVPEEITGNQVTANFFDTLGVRPLLGRTFLAAEEQPGAQRAVVVSEGFWRKYLGADPQAVERAITLNGESYTVVGVMPQAFDFPSPESAVWTAMQLAPPSRRGPYYLTGLARLGSGMTIEQARSEMQGIAGQISGKEVAPDGGFNVMPINEVILGKVSLALWVLFAAVLLVLLIASVNVANLQLARATARDREFSIRTALGASRLRLVRQLLTESLLLAVAGGLAGLLLAVWGVDLLLSLGKDQVPRLNEVGVDWRVFGWAMLIALASGLIFGLVPALQGSKTNLNEALKEGGRSTTEGVSRRRLRDMLVVVEVALALSLLVGAGLLLKSFWRLQNVETGVHAQKVFTGRLSLVSKRYEGRDRRRDFYRQLLERLKTTPGVQSVALTSGLPPDRLGISDGFSVEGRPAPPDGKNPVADLVMVTPAYFETLGIPIQQGRDFTDADKQGAPTVVIINQTLARKFFADENPIGKRLIYGDPVEIVGVVSDVKYRGLGEEVAPAIYLSLQQSPFFAVFITARAGVADPLSLTSAIRAEVSEIDSDMAVADISTVERMVYESVGEVRLRTVLITAFAALAVLLAGVGIYGVMSYSVTQRTHEIGLRLALGAQTGDVMRLVIGQGMKVILIGVAIGLAAAFALTRLLESLLFNVSTTDPLTFGAITLLLAGIALLACYLPARRATRVDPMVALRYE
- a CDS encoding ABC transporter permease; amino-acid sequence: MQTLLQDVRYGWRMLLKRPGFTFVAVLTLALGIGANTAIFSVVYGVLLRPLPFAHQESLIVAWKKDTTATAPFVELSPAEFKDWQAASQSFAEMAAMPTTAYGYGYVLTGGDEAVQLESSKVTGGFFSLLGAQPALGRVLDENDDQVNAPKVAVLSDRLWRTTFNADPEIIGRTLTLTGQGFTVVGVMPPQFEFPRGVDLWVPLTATMNPRVWQNRGAIFLQAVGRLKPGVTREQAEAELNTVIASIAEQHPETAAAGHRVVITPLAEHLFGDARPALWLLLAATALLLLIASANIANLLLARATSRRREFALRTALGASRWQIIRQLLTESLVLAVIGGGLGLLLAHWLVDLLIQVAPADVPRINEVRLSLPALAFSALVTLSASLMFGLIPALAASRLNLSETLNEGSSRLSGDRAGKRLRQSLIVAEIAITMVLLAGAALILRSFMNLSRVDLGLEPRNVLTMQLRLTGARYGKPEARREFFSRLVERLESQPGVVAAGGVLIRPLEGTVGWEMDYALEGQPLDEARRNTVANFEVVTPHYFRAMNIAIKAGREFAEQDRADTERVVIVSESMARQLFGSAEAAVGKRIKLEPASADEPLRTIVAVAGDVRYRELRDVRWDVYVPHAQSAVTLNHFAVRTATEATAFLPVVRREVAALDATQAIAGVATVEQLLATNLSRPRFSALLLNCLAGLALLLAGVGIYGVVAYSVAQRTAELGIRVALGAQTKDILRLVIREGMTVTLLGVGVGALAAALLTRLINDLLFAVSATDPLTFAAIALTLAGVALAACYLPARRATRVDPMVALRYE
- a CDS encoding ABC transporter permease, whose amino-acid sequence is MQTLLSDVRFGWRMLIKTPGFTAVAVVTLALGIGANSALFGLLDAVLLRTLTVPRPEELVLVATHTTEGGSHPDFSYPLYVALRDNNDVFSGLLAKTDSSFGISDGNQTERLRGEYVSANYFSVLGLELARGTGFVPSDEFPGAQPAVVISDRLWKRFFSGDAAVLQKTLTINGRSFAVVGVAPPGFTGLAQGLAADVWLTLPQRIALGGSPELLSSRQTSWLELAARLKPGVTLAQAQERLTSQLPPGFESARGAGDWQAALTPASRGNDFYVAELSQPLQLLAVMVALILLIACANIANLLLARGQARQKEVGIRLALGASRGRIVGQLMVESLLLALIGGSLGLLIVLWSHDLMTNIRTRVGGALTLDSSPNWRVIIFTLAVAVITSLLFGIIPALQAARVELVPVLKDGRASSPLSIRMFSLRNLLVMAQVAVSIVLLVGAGLFLRSLWKLRSIDVGFSGDQVVALTLDLRLRGYREVPGKNFYAAALEKVAAVPGVQAVSLASVLPVTAGGSRLQRPPNGTRPAVNDPISIDIITVTPQFFETLGLPLLQGRDFRSLDSEKSARVIIVNETMARKFWPNTDPVGQSFYDGIENFEVVGVARATKYRDLREEPRMTMYQPLAQQYSSGMNLLVRTALPPTGVIAPIQAELSALDPALPAFNIRTLPEHIGRSLYVERIQSVLLSLFGLLALVLTVVGLYGVMSYTVTQRTHEIGIHMALGAQTGGILRLVIAQGMKMTLIGLGVGVAAALALTRVVASRLYGINATDPLTFMAIALLLGSVALLACYLPARRATRVDPMVALRYE